One segment of Triticum aestivum cultivar Chinese Spring chromosome 2A, IWGSC CS RefSeq v2.1, whole genome shotgun sequence DNA contains the following:
- the LOC123185269 gene encoding nucleolin-like, translated as MYLFICLTCLFAARWWTVHGTSTKDLKKMAIRILSLTCSSSACERNWSAFERVHSKKRTRLGQKKLNDLVYVMFNKRLDSKYSERERDPLLAKYIEDEPPNEWMLDEELLQDDESSEDEAEIDINSNGKQKSVASRTRGKRARTNQDVEDEEEVAEEEEMEEEDENQEAEEDNDEDQEVDIDLTVEDEEDGE; from the exons ATGTACTTATTTATTTGTTTGACTTGCTTGTTTGCAGCAAGATGGTGGACCGTGCATGGAACTTCTACAAAGGACTTGAAGAAGATGGCTATTAGAATCTTGAGCTTAACTTGCAGTTCTTCGGCATGTGAAAGAAATTGGTCTGCATTTGAGAGG GTACATTCAAAGAAGAGGACCAGACTAGGTCAGAAGAAGTTGAATGATCTTGTTTATGTGATGTTCAATAAGAGGCTGGACTCCAAGTACTCTGAGAGGGAAAGGGACCCACTGCTTGCAAAATACATTGAAGATGAGCCACCAAATGAGTGGATGTTGGATGAAGAGCTACTACAAGATGATGAGTCATCTGAAGATGAAGCTGAAATTGACATCAATTCAAATGGGAAACAAAAATCTGTAGCTTCAAGAACTAGAGGCAAAAGAGCTCGTACAAATCAAGATgttgaagatgaggaggaagtgGCAGAAGAAGAGGAAATGGAAGAAGAGGATGAGAACCAAGAAGCTGAGGAGGACAATGATGAAGACCAAGAAGTGGACATCGATCTGACTGTTGAAGATGAAGAGGATGGTGAATGA